One part of the Salvelinus sp. IW2-2015 linkage group LG28, ASM291031v2, whole genome shotgun sequence genome encodes these proteins:
- the LOC111954005 gene encoding trans-L-3-hydroxyproline dehydratase isoform X1 — translation MNVNSRIGSKKMELPPHEGSVLSVVDMHTGGEPLRIILSGYPEVKGEGVLSKRRYVREHLDYLRRVLMFEPRGHYDMYGALVVESEIPEADLGVLFMHNEGYSTMCGHAVIALGRFAVDYKLVQEPRSPETQVNIHCPCGLVKAFVEYSNGKTGGVRFHSVPAFAFATDVIVAVPGHDEVTVDISYGGAFYAFVSAERFGLDINKSKTRDLVDAATAVTNSVKSQVKLHHPTSEDLAFLYGTILTDGKDAYSQEPTANMCVFADAQVDRSPTGSGVTARVALQYHKGLIQLNQTRTFQSGATGSLFTGKAVQDTTCGDFKAVVVEVAGRAHYTGVASFVQESDDKLKLGFLLK, via the exons ATGAATGTAAATAGCAGGATTGGATCTAAGAAA ATGGAGCTTCCACCCCACGAAGGATCGGTACTCTCTGTGGTTGACATGCACACAGGTGGAGAGCCTTTGCGCATTATCCTTAGTGGTTACCCAGAGGTTAAGGGCGAGGGTGTGCTATCCAAACGACGCTATGTGAGAGAGCATCTGGACTACCTACGGAGAGTGTTGATGTTCGAACCAAGAGGACACTATGACATGTACGGAGCCCTGGTCGTGGAGAGTGAGATACCTGAAGCCGACTTGGGGGTTCTTTTCATGCACAACGAAGGTTACAGTAccatgtgtggccacgcagtcatcgCTCTTGGGAGGTTCGCTGTAGACTACAAACTTGTTCAAGAGCCAAGGTCGCCAGAGACGCAGGTGAATATACACTGTCCATGTGGCCTGGTTAAGGCATTTGTGGAGTACTCCAATGGTAAAACCGGAGGTGTGAGGTTCCACAGTGTTCCAGCGTTTGCATTTGCAACAG ATGTAATTGTTGCTGTGCCTGGGCATGATGAAGTCACTGTTGATATAAGCTACGGAGGAGCATTCTACGCATTTGTAAGTGCAGAGCGATTTGGCCTGGACATCAACAAGTCCAAGACCAGGGATCTGGTGGATGCAGCTACTGCAGTGACCAACTCTGTCAAATCTCAG GTAAAACTGCACCACCCAACCAGTGAGGACCTAGCCTTCCTCTATGGCACCATCCTCACGGATGGAAAAGATGCCTATTCCCAAGAGCCCACTGctaacatgtgtgtgtttgcagatgCCCAG GTGGACAGAAGCCCTACAGGTTCAGGGGTCACTGCCCGTGTGGCTCTCCAGTACCATAAAGGCCTCATCCAACTCAACCAGACTAGGACCTTCCAGAGCGGGGCCACAGGATCTCTGTTCACTGGCAAAGCTGTTCAG GACACCACATGTGGAGACTTCAAGGCTGTGGTGGTTGAGGTGGCTGGCAGAGCACACTACACTGGCGTGGCCAGCTTTGTGCAGGAAAGTGACGACAAGCTAAAACTTGGTTTCCTGCTGAAATAG
- the LOC111954005 gene encoding trans-L-3-hydroxyproline dehydratase isoform X2, translating to MELPPHEGSVLSVVDMHTGGEPLRIILSGYPEVKGEGVLSKRRYVREHLDYLRRVLMFEPRGHYDMYGALVVESEIPEADLGVLFMHNEGYSTMCGHAVIALGRFAVDYKLVQEPRSPETQVNIHCPCGLVKAFVEYSNGKTGGVRFHSVPAFAFATDVIVAVPGHDEVTVDISYGGAFYAFVSAERFGLDINKSKTRDLVDAATAVTNSVKSQVKLHHPTSEDLAFLYGTILTDGKDAYSQEPTANMCVFADAQVDRSPTGSGVTARVALQYHKGLIQLNQTRTFQSGATGSLFTGKAVQDTTCGDFKAVVVEVAGRAHYTGVASFVQESDDKLKLGFLLK from the exons ATGGAGCTTCCACCCCACGAAGGATCGGTACTCTCTGTGGTTGACATGCACACAGGTGGAGAGCCTTTGCGCATTATCCTTAGTGGTTACCCAGAGGTTAAGGGCGAGGGTGTGCTATCCAAACGACGCTATGTGAGAGAGCATCTGGACTACCTACGGAGAGTGTTGATGTTCGAACCAAGAGGACACTATGACATGTACGGAGCCCTGGTCGTGGAGAGTGAGATACCTGAAGCCGACTTGGGGGTTCTTTTCATGCACAACGAAGGTTACAGTAccatgtgtggccacgcagtcatcgCTCTTGGGAGGTTCGCTGTAGACTACAAACTTGTTCAAGAGCCAAGGTCGCCAGAGACGCAGGTGAATATACACTGTCCATGTGGCCTGGTTAAGGCATTTGTGGAGTACTCCAATGGTAAAACCGGAGGTGTGAGGTTCCACAGTGTTCCAGCGTTTGCATTTGCAACAG ATGTAATTGTTGCTGTGCCTGGGCATGATGAAGTCACTGTTGATATAAGCTACGGAGGAGCATTCTACGCATTTGTAAGTGCAGAGCGATTTGGCCTGGACATCAACAAGTCCAAGACCAGGGATCTGGTGGATGCAGCTACTGCAGTGACCAACTCTGTCAAATCTCAG GTAAAACTGCACCACCCAACCAGTGAGGACCTAGCCTTCCTCTATGGCACCATCCTCACGGATGGAAAAGATGCCTATTCCCAAGAGCCCACTGctaacatgtgtgtgtttgcagatgCCCAG GTGGACAGAAGCCCTACAGGTTCAGGGGTCACTGCCCGTGTGGCTCTCCAGTACCATAAAGGCCTCATCCAACTCAACCAGACTAGGACCTTCCAGAGCGGGGCCACAGGATCTCTGTTCACTGGCAAAGCTGTTCAG GACACCACATGTGGAGACTTCAAGGCTGTGGTGGTTGAGGTGGCTGGCAGAGCACACTACACTGGCGTGGCCAGCTTTGTGCAGGAAAGTGACGACAAGCTAAAACTTGGTTTCCTGCTGAAATAG